AACCGAAATCAGATTCCAAAAAtgcaaaaataaaaaaataataaatcCCAATTGATAATAAATCCAATTAATTAAATCATATTAAAATGATttgcctcctcctcggcaCAGATACCGTTAGATCGGGTAAATTGATGGATACCTGTATTTTTCCCCCTCCAGCACAGTCCAGAGGAGCCTCAGTCAAATAAAGAAATTcggttgaagaaggtgaTTGACGACATTAAACGGCGAGCAGGACAAATACGCGTGCATACCCAATTTATTTGAAGTCTAGACTGCTGTCAATATGTACGTTCCTCCTCTAGGCATCGACAAGCTACAAGGTATGTACAGGGGTGCGCAATCTCCTAGTTGAGAAAAGACAGTCACCTCACTCAACGGCCTGGCGGGCGGCTGCTAGGATCTAAGAAGCTATCGGGGACGAGAATTTCTCGCTCTGGCTcgactgcgactgcgggAAGCGGCGGCCCGGACAGTCCTGAAAGCAGTGCTGTCAGTACCAAGTCATACTCTGTATTACCTTGATTCTAAAGGTCTCAGGGTGAGAGAACGGAAATAGTAAAACAGCTGAAAAGTGAGAATAACGAGTCGAATGGCAGTCAGGAGGGGTTGGAAACCAACAGATGGCCCCGCCCTGATTGGCCGCGGAAGCACGGTGGCTTTTACTAGGGTACCGTCCCCTCGGGGACGGCCCAGCCAatgagcagcagccatggttATAATGTGAGTGGGGCGCAGGACAGGAGGAACAAATCTTCGGCCTCACACTCTTCACAACTGCAGGTCTGGGTCTCATGCCTGCAGTCTAGATGTCAATCTGCACGCTTGCCAACTCATCCTCGCGCAGTCTCTTCCAGAGAAACGCAGACTGGCCGTATGTACATCATTTCGTCAGAGGCGGCCGGGCGAATCACAGCGTTACTTTAACGTATGACAGGCTATATTAATATCATTCAAGAGTCAAGATTGAAGCCGAGATCTGACAATCGCTCAACTCAGAAATAGCTCTCTCGCTGGCGTCTACGGATCAACTGACAGGACATGACACTATCCTGGCACCTGCATATGGAGCGCACCCATAGTCACGTCCTCAGCCAACGCAAAGTCAGAGTTTCAATCCCCGTCTGAAATCACAGACATATCACTACTTTGGTCTTCGTTTGTCGTTGCTTTCTGGGCTGCTTGCTGAGCTGCTTGCTGCAAGGACTCAGACGATTTGCCTCCGCATTTATGTGCTTATCTACTTCCCCTGTTCGGTGTCGTGACAGCGTCATGGAACGCAGACTCATACATCGAGACACAGACGCATACATCATCTCCACAGGCAGATTTGTCACGCTGACCAGATTCCTAGGTGGGCCGATCTCAGTTCCCTCGTATCAGCCTGAAGATCGGTTCCGTTTTGGAATCCGGACAGAGAACACCCATTTTTAAATAAGGGTCGCAGATGCTTGCCGCGCAGAGCTTCGTCAGAAGAATCCAGGCCAAGACGGAGAAGTTGTGGGCCTGAATTGCGGCACAGTCAAGGcgcgcaagcgcaagcttTAGATCACAAGTCACAATCCACCCCCACTGCCACCAGAAGGGTTCTCCTCGCTAGGCGCAGCTCCTGATGGAAAATCGATTCTTTGGGCGCTCCGAGCCTGGCACGGGGAACTCCGAGCGGATCCATCACAGTCCGTCACATCATCGAAGCCGATGTCACGATACACTCACTTATGAGGCGAAACCGCGAAAGGTCCCGAGTCAGGGTCGCATCTTCCTTGACCGCTGACGAGTCGTTGTCGCTGATCGCTGGTTTTGTCAGGCTGTCAGGCTTGACTGTTTGCTGTCAGATGTCATCCTCCGAGGAAACCTTACCCTGACCTGTCAGAGCTTGCACTGCGAGACATTCTCGCCATCTTTCGCCGGCAGTCTGTCGTGTAGATCGCAGGATTCATATTCTTCAAGCAGCTCCCTTCCCAGTCTGGTAAGGCGCTCCAGTCTATCGAGCAGCCAAGGATCACCCCCATAGCTCAGAAAACTGGAGTCGGAACCAAAGTCCCCCTACAAATCACCGCTAGCCTGGACCAGACCTTGGTTGTCGCTCCTGTCGCCAACGCAGACCCGCAGTCGATTTCAGTCACGTGAGTGTGGCATTGTTGAAGCTAGATGGCTGCGTCTAGCCACATTGCATCAGTTTAATTTCTGCAATGAGACATCTCCAAAAAAGGTGTTCAGTCTGAAGCTCAATTTGGCTCGCCTGACCGCCACGACAGCCCTGATGACTCCTACCAGGCAAGGGCCGTTTGTGACTGAGGTTCTGATAGACTGGTCGGTGTCATTGAGTGGGCCAACCGCGGTACGCATTCGGGCCTTCTCCGGAGTATCTCGACACTCGGAATTCGGGCAGGTGTAGGATTCTCCGCCTGTCTCAGACTTCCGTCCTCCATCGCAATCGCTCTCCACCCCTTTCTTGGCTGAAGAatccttttctgctttttcttcatcgaaTCTATGAGAGTCAGTGGAATGGTTACATTTGTAGGTAGGGCAATCTCGGTCTTACACTTCTCTTACAGTTTCCTTACACTCTAATAACCCGTTTCGAATTAGGCAACCCAGAGCAGATCAGCTCCTTGTTATGGTCTCAGATCGACTTCCAGAACACTCGATTCGATCGGAGCATGCGGAGCCTTGGCTCAAGCCTGTGAGCCACTCTGATTCTGACGGGCCCAGGCTGGGCCACAAATATACGAGGACCAATGGGGGGTGAACGGCCGGGGAGATCCCGCCATCACGGtctgcctcgtcttcatTCTTAGTCCAGTGCCGCAACAACGGTTCTGCAGCAGTCAATGACAGACTGTCTCAGCTTACATTCCAACGCTATCCGCATTTGCGCCTGCCATCTGCATGCTCGCAGCTTTGCGACCCTCCATATCGATAACTATTCAGCAAGGGGTCCGAGTAAGCGGGCTTCACTTGGATTCCCAATCAAGGATATTGCGCGGTGCCTGAACTAAGAATACTGTCTGACCCTTGACGCCTGCTGTCGGTGAGCCAAGGGTTCGTGCCATGACTGCACTGCgccttgctttttccttcttgtGAAGAACTTAAAGCCCTTGCGTTCTTAGCGGCTCCATCAATGCTGTATATGTTCGTCGCATGAGACATCCACCCTCGCTTCAACATGTATGCAGTTATCCAGACTACATATCGCTTCAAACTCAGGCGGTGATCTTTCTCGCTGTAAAGTACTTTCGTCAGTGTTGAATAACCTAGGCTATTCCAGCAGGTCTTTTGAATACTCACGAAAAGTTCCACAGGGCAAGCCTCGCCCAAGGTTCAGGCTCTAGCAGTTACTCCATAGTATCCATCATATTCCACATTTCTGAACTTTCTGAGATTCTTTGAGTAAGCCACTTCTCCGTCGCAGCCATTGGTCTAATAGCGACTCCAGCTACTCGGTTATCATTTCCACCATCATTTTTAACCCATTCTGCGGCCCCCACGAGCTCCGCACgagcaaagaagccaaggatTATGGTATGCACTGCAGTTTGCAGCCTCCAACTGACCACAGTCCTAAACAAAACCTGTTCATCCTAGCCAGGCAGGGTAACACAGTATCCCAAAACAAGACCCATATACTGGACCTATGTCCTGTTATGCATTAGGCCACAGTTTCAACGCCTCGAACGAGTCTGTGGACAAGACCAGTAGGCAGGACGTAGAAATCTCTATCCATTAATCAAACTAACTTTTTTTTGCGGGGACTATTGGAGGTGTCTGCTTCAATATTAATCCTGTGGTATCGCTAGTTTACCGATGTGCGGCCATGGGCCATGGCAGACCCAGGATCCGTCAATACGGCTTTGGGGGCCGTTCCGCACGTTCGTCACGGCGAGCGCCAGCCATGCAAATCCTTCTCGTGGCGTGGCGAGGCGACAACGTGACAATCGAGCCATTGAATATCGTTCCTGTCAGCCACTCGCATTTCAAGTATGCTAGTCAGCTCGTGGTACATTGGCAGTGGTTATGCGAGCGCAGGAAACCACCATTTCGATGGTGGAGTACATGAGGCGCATCCCTGGCGTAACTCCGAGACCAAGGGTCTCGGAAATGTATAAAATTTTCTTGCTGATTAGGATCCAACGTCAGTGTCCCGATGGCAGTAAGACATTCCACGCAAGCCCCCCGCCTACAGAGCGCGAGACAAGATACGGCCAGGCTGGAGGTGCGACAATTAGTTGAAGGGACCTGCCAGACAATGTGCACAATGTGCTCGAGTCAACGGGCAATCGCCCACAACAATCCCCAGCCATGGATTGGATGCTCATTTCAGGCTTCAAACTTCACACTTCACGCCATATCATGTCATTTCCAAGTGGACTGGGCCCCGCCGAATCCTcaggcttcagcagcttctaTGTGAATTCTGAATGCGGCAGGTGATGACTTGGCGTAGCTGCTAAGGTTTCGGCCGGGGCTAATGGAACCATTGGTCTGTAAATTCATAATTCTATTTGATGCTTCGTTTATCGAATGGATATTATGAAACCGAATGACGAATTATTGGCCGATCACCCGGCTCAGAAGAAACGTTTCCCGGAATAGTCAAACTTTATCCTCGTCAAGTCCGCAAGTTTCCCCGGAGTACAGCCGCCAAACTGCGGAACAAGATTGATTTTCGAATTCTTGAAGCGCGGTTAGTCAGCATATATACCGATCAAGTTGACAGACGGAGCGTCAATTCCGTTCTTGCCCTGTGCTCTCTCTGTTCCCTGGTTCTGCAATCAACCCAAGCGAATAAATGACAACTAGCCAAAGTCTAAAAAAGGCTCAAGGCTTATAGGATCGGTAGCTTGTCCAGCTTAGCGGCAGAAGTCCGTTCAGCGTTTGTGCCTCGTTCCCAGTCCACAGCTCAGCGTCCTCGTCGATCATCGTCAGCCCCCAGGGCAAATGACCCTTCCGACAACTGTACAGGGATATTGCACTCTTCGGTCATGATTGCATCAGTCGGCCAGACGCGGAATGTGAGGAGGTTGCCGTGCAACACTTCCGTTAACCTGCTTCGTTGGCCTGCCTGAGTATATGGTGCGTTTGCCTTGCACGGCACAGGCATCATACATACGGAGAGATATACCGATAGCCGTGTCAGGTGGAAACGAAATTTATGTACTCCAGCATATCCCGTACCTAAAGGACCAAGACCTTAATATCTTAAGCGCCGTTGGTTCCTCCCGTGTTGTGATTGGAGATCGGAATTCGTTAACACACTTGTCGTCTGAAGTGTATAATTAGTCCCCCTACGGATCACGGAGTACTCAGGTCGATAAGGCTATTATGGGTTTGTATCCGTTTCCTGCATGGTGTCTGAGCGTGATGTAGCACTTCCCTTAGTGTCTTGGGCGTCCAGAGTGGCACAACTAGTCGGGCTGTGCACACGGGCTGCACAGCTTGTACTCAACGGCCCTCTAACAAAGAGAGCCGTTGATCGGCATTGGCAGTTACAAGCGGGTTTACATTGACTTTGTGACATCACGGGAGATGGTTTTTTCCTTGTATTCGTCGAGGAGGTGACTATTAACCGAATCATCTTGATCATGAGGCTGGTTCATGACAAGGCAACGGAATGGGGACCAGATACAGGTTGGACCTTCCACCTAATTGTATCATAGATATGCGCAGCAGTAGACCTAGACCTCCATGGAGATCGCCGTTGGCATTCAAACAGACCCGTATTCCGGAATCGTCTCAAGGTGACCCAGTGAGGCATATTATCTGTCTCGGAGAAGAATCGCTGAGAATCGAATCTGTCAAGATCCGGTATTTCCATTGGCTCTTCTCCGGAAATATGTGGGCACTGAGCACGGGGCAATGAAATGAGAGCACGCAGATTAATCTCTGTCACGAAACAACAGGGATTAACCTGCTTTTGAGATAATTAGCCTCTGATCGCCGTCAGAAACAAGTGCCGTCTCGTCACATCACTTTGTCCTCAGCTGGAGAGTTTCAACCTTCCTTGAGGCGTGTCTCGTGGGGATCTagcttcagccttgcagcAATCCTACTCGCAGCTGGTGTGCCAAGGCAGCAGTCAAAACCGAACATTGACAAGTAGCTCCTGCCTGATGAAGTTTAGTTACGTAACCGGAGGATCTGAAGATTGACTAGTACTGTAATAGCGTTAGCCAGGCCCGACGGAGACTATATGTGATGCCGCGTTGCGGATCGCGAAGTGTGAAGAAATGTGGATGGCCTCCATCTTCATGAGCTTGAACTTTCGAGGCTGCCTGAAAGCTCCAAAGATACGGCCTCGTTACTCCAAGTCCAGCGAAGCAAGTGGAAGCCGTAGTTCCGGgaacaggagaagaaaacatcCCTCACGCAGTCAGGGGTGCCCCAAATTCAACTTACGGTGTACTAATGCCCAGCTATCACACCACCCAGACTGTCGGGTCCTGACTTTGGTCCTCTGTATTCTGGCTGCAGGCGAAGCGACGGCGCTGACGCTACCTCACGAGGAATTATACCCCCAGCGATTCATCTCCGTTTTACGCTGTGATAGGGTAATGAGGGGCGACCTAGCGGAGGCAAGAAAGGTCCAGAGTTTTCAGCAATCAATATTCATACCGAAAATCCATCAATCCGAGGTATTCCGAGAACCATGTCTCGCACCCATGGAATTCGATCGGCTCACCTTCTCGAAACACCAATTAATAAGACAATACCTAATGAAGAGCCTGGGGGCCAGAAGTAAATCTGAATGAAggggttgggttgaagaaCCACATCTTGTGAGCTGCGGAAGTGGCACTGTGACGCTGCGATCCTTTGTTCTTCATCGGGGATCTCCGCTTGGTTCGAGCCTCCCCGCTCCCCACTTAAAAGTGGCCATGGTTGTCAGACTATTGCTGGCAGCTGTCCATTGTTGCCAAAACGGCCGCTTCAGGTCCACGCCTATCGACGCCCGTCTTGTCCGGTGTATCAGGTAGCATGCTTAGGTGTGCCAATCGTTAGTACCGGTTAGATCATCACAAGGGGAAAGACTGACGGTGCAAGAGCCTGCATTTAGCGTGCCTAAGGCGTCTCCTTAAGTTGGACCTCATAACTTAGTGCCGGCTCTTTGTTccgactgctgctgcttacAAGCACGAGGAGACAGGGGCTCAGGCTAGCCCAGGAGTGAATTTCCACAAAGGCGACGACCCACCCAAACCAGAAGGCCCAACTTCAGGGCACAAGGAGCATGGGCCTAGCTGACAGGATACCCTGATAGGTCTCCTTGCCTTGCTTGACAGGAAGCGCGAAGCTAGTATCGATGTCTTTCGTAAGAGGAGCCTAGAGACTGTAAATTCCTGGGGAAGACGTTGAAAGGATATGAATACAGCCAAGCCCTGTCATACCATGTTCGGTAACGTACAATACCATACCACATGTAACCTTATGGTTAATATCGTCGCTTCATACCCTCCCTCGTCTTGGACTAATAAAAGGACTAGCAATGAATATATCATGGGCTCTGAAGCGGCATCGCGCGGAATCGTTTTGTTCTGAT
This sequence is a window from Aspergillus nidulans FGSC A4 chromosome IV. Protein-coding genes within it:
- a CDS encoding uncharacterized protein (transcript_id=CADANIAT00000576), with product MICLLLGTDTVRSGVRNLLVEKRQSPHSTAWRAAARI